Proteins encoded within one genomic window of Pigmentiphaga sp. H8:
- a CDS encoding tripartite tricarboxylate transporter substrate binding protein: MTSVRLVALLATLAGTASLPSAPAFAQNGAYPNKPVRVIVPFPAGGTTDVVARLIGAQVGEAWGQSVVIDNMAGASGLIGTAAGVRAAPDGYVLTLGNNQTHSTNASLFPKIQFDLSKDVQPVALLTRTRHAIVVPASSPYKTLAELIQGGRGKPVNYASSSPGSSSHLVSETLCSSMKMRCTHIPYKGAAPAVTDLIAGHVDFMTASYASAIAYIKAGKLRALAISGDTREAQAPDVPTLHELGYETLSADSWIGLYAPAGTPRAVLTKWSDELARVMAQPDIQQKLAGAGFEPWFKPLAQVEEFHRNEIARWRKMVQTAGVTLE, encoded by the coding sequence ATGACCTCCGTTCGCCTCGTCGCCCTGCTGGCCACCCTGGCCGGTACCGCCAGCCTGCCCTCCGCCCCCGCCTTCGCCCAGAACGGCGCCTATCCCAACAAGCCCGTCCGCGTCATCGTCCCGTTCCCGGCCGGCGGCACCACCGACGTGGTGGCCCGCCTGATCGGCGCGCAGGTCGGGGAAGCCTGGGGCCAGTCCGTGGTGATCGACAACATGGCCGGCGCCTCGGGCCTGATCGGCACCGCCGCGGGCGTGCGCGCCGCGCCCGACGGCTACGTCCTGACGCTGGGCAACAACCAGACCCATTCGACCAACGCCTCGCTGTTCCCCAAGATCCAGTTCGATCTGAGCAAGGACGTCCAGCCCGTCGCCCTGCTTACCCGCACGCGCCACGCCATCGTCGTGCCCGCCTCCTCGCCGTACAAGACGCTGGCCGAACTCATCCAGGGCGGGCGCGGCAAACCGGTGAACTACGCATCCTCCAGCCCCGGCTCGTCCTCGCACCTGGTATCCGAGACCTTGTGCTCGAGCATGAAGATGCGTTGCACGCACATCCCCTACAAGGGCGCCGCGCCGGCCGTGACCGACCTGATCGCCGGCCACGTGGATTTCATGACCGCGAGCTACGCCAGCGCCATCGCCTACATCAAGGCCGGCAAGCTGCGCGCGCTGGCCATCTCGGGCGATACCCGCGAGGCGCAGGCCCCCGACGTCCCCACGCTGCACGAACTCGGCTACGAGACGCTGTCGGCCGACAGCTGGATCGGGCTGTACGCCCCCGCCGGCACGCCGCGCGCGGTCCTGACCAAGTGGAGCGACGAGCTGGCGCGTGTCATGGCCCAGCCCGACATCCAGCAGAAGCTGGCCGGCGCGGGCTTCGAACCCTGGTTCAAGCCCCTGGCGCAGGTCGAGGAGTTCCACCGCAACGAGATCGCCCGCTGGCGCAAGATGGTGCAGACGGCCGGCGTCACGCTGGAGTAG
- a CDS encoding DUF3683 domain-containing protein, with product MNAPLPIALAPAHAPTRLREIPYNYTSFSDREIVQRLLGSQAWEMLCDLRGERRTGRSARMLYEVLGDIWVVRRNPYLQDDLLDNPKRRGLLVEALNHRLREVERRREPDDAERDGKVGRLLDMARSAVRAFEQEFNETAELRRRVQKVLGRTTARDNIKFDGLSRVSHVTDATDWRVEFPFVVLTPDSEDEIAALVRGCIELGLTIIPRGGGTGYTGGAVPLTWKSAVINTEKLETLGEVTVGPLPGVDREVATVFTGAGVVTKRVADAADKAGFVFAVDPTSAEASCVGGNVAMNAGGKKAVLWGTALDNLAWWRMVDPEGNWLEVTRLEHNLGKIHDVAVARFELKWFDGAGKPGEHLLRTETLDIHGRVFRKEGLGKDVTDKFLAGLPGVQKEGTDGLITSARWVLHRMPKHVRTVCMEFFGQARDAIPSIVEVKGYLDGEGRARGAILAGLEHLDERYLRAVGYATKSKRGTLPKMVLIGDIVGDDEDAVAVAASEVVRLANTRHGEGFVAVSAEARKKFWLDRSRTAAIARHTNAFKINEDVVIPLPRMGEYTDEIERINIELSTRNKLRLIDRLAEFFDGELPVGKSEDGEGEKLSREEILGDRAVQALELLEAVRDRWNWILRSMDLPLADTLGEFARIGLGQLLPALQERLQVQPTARVFDVVQDRTVRVSWKAELKAPLSRIFSGQACAPILVRAQEIHDKELKGRVFVALHMHAGDGNVHTNIPVNSDNYEMLQEANEAVARIMDVARNLDGVISGEHGIGITKYEFLSEAELAPFQDYKRRIDPHNRFNAGKLMPGGDLRHAYTPSFNLLGHESLIMQQSDIGAISHAIKDCLRCGKCKPVCATHVPRANLLYSPRNKILATSLLVEAFLYEEQTRRGISIKHWEEFEDVADHCTVCHKCEKPCPVDIDFGDVSMNMRSLLRRMGRKSFNPGTAAAMFFLNAKDPRTINATRKAMVDVGYKAQRLAHDVLAKFARKQTEHPPATVGKPSMREQVVHFVNKKMPGNLPKQGARKLLDIEDAKYIPIIRNPRATSADTEAVFYFPGCGSERLFSQVGLATQAMLWHAGVQTVLPPGYLCCGYPQRGNGMDDKAQKIITDNRVLFHRMSNTLNYLDIKTVVVSCGTCYDQLAGYEFEKIFPGCRLIDIHEYLLEKGVKLEGVTGARYMYHDPCHTPMKLQDPMKTVRALVGEGVDKSDRCCGESGTLAVTRPDISTQIRFRKEEELRKGADKLRADGFQGDVKVLTSCPSCLQGLSRYNDDASLDADYIVVEIARHVLGQQWMEDYVRRANDGGIERVLL from the coding sequence ATGAACGCCCCTCTGCCCATCGCCCTCGCCCCCGCGCACGCACCCACTCGCCTGCGGGAGATTCCGTACAACTACACGTCGTTTTCCGACCGGGAAATCGTGCAGCGGCTGCTGGGCTCGCAGGCTTGGGAAATGCTGTGCGACCTGCGGGGCGAGCGCCGCACCGGCCGGTCGGCGCGCATGCTGTACGAGGTGCTGGGCGACATCTGGGTGGTGCGCCGCAATCCCTACCTGCAGGATGACCTGCTGGACAATCCCAAGCGCCGCGGCCTGCTGGTCGAGGCGCTGAACCACCGGCTGCGCGAGGTCGAGCGCCGGCGCGAACCCGACGACGCCGAACGCGACGGCAAGGTGGGCCGGCTGCTGGACATGGCGCGCAGCGCCGTGCGGGCCTTCGAGCAGGAGTTCAACGAGACCGCCGAACTGCGCCGCCGGGTGCAGAAGGTACTGGGCCGCACGACGGCGCGCGACAACATCAAGTTCGACGGGCTGTCCCGGGTCTCGCACGTCACCGACGCCACCGACTGGCGGGTGGAATTCCCGTTCGTGGTGCTGACGCCCGACAGCGAGGACGAGATCGCCGCGCTGGTGCGTGGCTGTATCGAGCTGGGCCTGACCATCATCCCGCGGGGGGGCGGCACGGGCTATACCGGCGGCGCGGTGCCGCTGACCTGGAAGTCCGCCGTCATCAATACCGAGAAGCTCGAGACCCTGGGCGAAGTCACCGTCGGGCCGCTGCCTGGCGTGGACCGCGAGGTCGCCACGGTGTTCACCGGCGCGGGCGTGGTCACCAAGCGGGTGGCTGACGCGGCCGACAAGGCCGGTTTCGTGTTCGCCGTGGATCCCACCTCGGCCGAGGCTTCCTGCGTGGGCGGCAACGTCGCCATGAACGCCGGCGGCAAGAAGGCGGTGCTGTGGGGCACGGCGCTGGACAACCTGGCCTGGTGGCGCATGGTCGACCCCGAGGGCAACTGGCTGGAGGTCACGCGCCTCGAGCACAACCTGGGCAAGATCCACGACGTGGCGGTGGCACGCTTCGAGCTGAAGTGGTTCGACGGCGCGGGCAAGCCGGGCGAACACCTGCTGCGTACCGAGACGCTGGACATCCACGGCCGCGTGTTCCGCAAGGAAGGCCTGGGCAAGGACGTGACCGACAAGTTCCTGGCCGGCCTGCCGGGCGTGCAGAAGGAAGGTACCGACGGCCTGATCACGTCGGCGCGCTGGGTGCTGCACCGCATGCCCAAGCACGTGCGCACGGTCTGCATGGAGTTCTTCGGGCAGGCGCGTGACGCCATTCCGTCCATCGTCGAGGTCAAGGGCTACCTGGACGGCGAAGGGCGGGCGCGCGGCGCCATCCTGGCCGGCCTGGAGCACCTGGACGAGCGCTATCTGCGCGCGGTGGGCTATGCCACCAAGAGCAAGCGCGGCACGCTGCCCAAGATGGTCCTGATCGGCGACATCGTCGGCGACGACGAGGATGCCGTGGCCGTGGCTGCCAGCGAAGTCGTGCGGCTGGCCAATACCCGCCACGGCGAAGGCTTCGTGGCGGTCAGCGCCGAGGCCCGCAAGAAATTCTGGCTCGACCGTTCGCGCACGGCCGCCATCGCGCGCCACACCAACGCCTTCAAGATCAACGAAGACGTGGTGATTCCGCTGCCGCGCATGGGCGAGTACACGGACGAGATCGAGCGCATCAACATCGAGCTGTCGACCCGCAACAAGCTGCGGCTGATCGACCGGCTGGCCGAGTTCTTCGACGGCGAGCTGCCGGTGGGCAAGAGCGAGGACGGCGAGGGCGAGAAGCTCTCGCGCGAGGAAATCCTGGGCGACCGCGCCGTGCAGGCGCTGGAACTGCTGGAGGCGGTGCGCGACCGCTGGAACTGGATCCTGCGCAGCATGGACCTGCCGCTGGCCGATACGCTGGGCGAGTTCGCCCGCATCGGGCTGGGGCAGCTGCTGCCGGCCTTGCAGGAACGGCTGCAGGTCCAGCCCACGGCCCGCGTGTTCGACGTGGTGCAGGACCGTACGGTGCGCGTGTCCTGGAAGGCCGAGCTGAAGGCGCCGCTGTCGCGCATCTTCTCCGGCCAGGCCTGCGCGCCCATCCTGGTCCGCGCCCAGGAAATTCACGACAAGGAACTCAAGGGCCGGGTGTTCGTCGCGCTGCACATGCATGCGGGCGACGGCAACGTGCACACCAACATCCCCGTCAACTCCGACAACTACGAGATGCTGCAGGAGGCCAACGAGGCCGTCGCACGCATCATGGACGTCGCGCGCAACCTGGACGGAGTGATCTCGGGCGAGCACGGCATCGGCATCACCAAATACGAATTCCTGTCCGAAGCCGAGCTGGCTCCGTTCCAGGATTACAAGCGCCGCATCGATCCGCACAACCGCTTCAACGCCGGCAAGCTGATGCCCGGCGGCGACCTGCGGCACGCCTACACGCCCAGCTTCAACCTGCTGGGGCACGAGTCGCTGATCATGCAGCAGAGCGACATCGGCGCGATCTCGCACGCCATCAAGGACTGCCTGCGCTGCGGCAAGTGCAAGCCCGTGTGCGCGACCCACGTGCCGCGCGCCAACCTGCTCTATTCCCCGCGCAACAAGATCCTGGCGACCTCGCTGCTGGTCGAGGCCTTCCTGTACGAAGAACAGACGCGGCGCGGCATCAGCATCAAGCACTGGGAAGAGTTCGAGGACGTGGCCGACCACTGCACGGTGTGCCACAAGTGCGAGAAACCCTGTCCGGTGGACATCGATTTCGGCGACGTGTCCATGAACATGCGCAGCCTGCTGCGCCGCATGGGCCGCAAGTCGTTCAACCCCGGCACGGCCGCGGCCATGTTCTTCCTGAACGCCAAGGACCCGCGCACCATCAACGCCACGCGCAAGGCCATGGTCGACGTCGGCTACAAGGCCCAGCGACTGGCCCACGACGTGCTGGCCAAGTTCGCGCGCAAGCAGACCGAGCATCCGCCGGCCACGGTGGGCAAGCCGTCCATGCGGGAACAGGTGGTGCACTTCGTCAACAAGAAGATGCCCGGCAACCTGCCCAAGCAGGGCGCGCGCAAGCTGCTGGACATCGAGGACGCCAAGTACATCCCCATCATCCGCAACCCGCGCGCCACCTCGGCCGATACCGAGGCGGTGTTCTATTTCCCGGGCTGCGGATCCGAGCGCCTGTTCTCGCAGGTGGGCCTGGCGACCCAGGCCATGCTGTGGCATGCCGGCGTGCAGACCGTGCTGCCGCCCGGCTACCTGTGCTGCGGCTACCCGCAGCGCGGCAACGGCATGGACGACAAGGCGCAGAAGATCATCACCGACAACCGGGTGTTGTTCCACCGGATGTCGAACACGCTCAACTACCTCGACATCAAGACCGTCGTGGTCAGTTGCGGGACCTGCTACGACCAACTGGCCGGCTACGAATTCGAGAAGATCTTCCCCGGCTGCCGCCTGATCGACATCCACGAATACCTGCTGGAGAAGGGCGTCAAGCTCGAGGGCGTGACCGGCGCGCGGTACATGTACCACGACCCCTGCCATACGCCCATGAAGCTCCAGGATCCGATGAAGACGGTGCGGGCGCTGGTGGGCGAGGGCGTGGACAAGAGCGATCGCTGCTGCGGCGAGTCCGGCACGCTGGCGGTGACCCGTCCCGACATCTCCACGCAGATCCGCTTCCGCAAGGAAGAGGAACTGCGCAAGGGCGCCGACAAGCTGCGCGCCGACGGCTTCCAGGGCGATGTCAAGGTGCTGACCTCCTGTCCGTCGTGCCTGCAGGGGCTCAGCCGCTACAACGACGACGCGAGCCTGGACGCGGACTACATCGTGGTCGAGATCGCCCGCCACGTGCTGGGGCAGCAGTGGATGGAGGACTACGTCAGGCGCGCCAACGACGGCGGCATCGAGCGGGTCCTGTTGTAG
- the serA gene encoding phosphoglycerate dehydrogenase, with product MAQIVLLENIHPSAVEVFTAAGYSDIATHAGALPPDALRDALRGASVVGIRSRTHLDAGIIDSLPDLRVIGCFCIGTNQVDLATAMEHGVPVFNAPFSNTRSVAELVLAEAILLLRRIPEKNLRVHQGHWDKSATGAYEARGKTLGIIGYGNIGSQVGILAEALGMRVIFHDVEAKLPLGNARAYPDLSALLAESDVVTLHVPGGRSTENIINEATLSQMKRGAILINASRGTVVDIDALRAALDAGLLRGAALDVFPVEPKSVDEPLKSPLIGLPNVILTPHIGGSTVESQENIGKEVAEKLMRFIQGGTTKGAVNFPELSHQDMAGTSRILHVHRNEPGALALLNAVFAERKINICSQQLQTKGPIGYVLTDIGNQADAALMDALRALPMTVRCDLL from the coding sequence ATGGCACAAATCGTCTTGCTCGAGAACATCCATCCCAGCGCGGTCGAAGTCTTTACCGCCGCGGGCTACAGCGACATCGCCACCCACGCCGGCGCCCTGCCGCCCGACGCGCTGCGCGATGCCCTGCGGGGCGCCAGCGTGGTCGGTATCCGCTCGCGCACCCACCTGGATGCGGGCATCATCGACAGCCTGCCCGACCTGCGCGTCATCGGCTGCTTCTGCATAGGCACCAACCAGGTCGACCTCGCCACCGCAATGGAACATGGCGTGCCGGTCTTCAACGCGCCGTTCTCCAACACCCGCTCGGTGGCCGAACTGGTGCTGGCCGAGGCCATCCTGCTGCTGCGCCGCATCCCCGAGAAGAACCTGCGCGTGCATCAGGGCCACTGGGACAAGAGCGCGACCGGCGCCTACGAGGCACGCGGCAAGACCCTGGGTATCATCGGCTACGGCAACATCGGCTCGCAGGTCGGCATCCTGGCCGAGGCGCTGGGCATGCGCGTCATCTTCCACGACGTCGAGGCCAAGCTGCCGCTGGGCAATGCCCGCGCCTATCCCGACCTGTCCGCGCTGCTGGCCGAGTCCGACGTGGTAACCCTGCACGTGCCCGGCGGCCGCTCCACGGAGAACATCATCAACGAGGCCACGCTGTCGCAGATGAAGCGCGGCGCCATCCTGATCAACGCCTCGCGCGGCACCGTGGTCGACATCGATGCGTTGCGGGCCGCGCTCGACGCCGGCCTGCTGCGCGGCGCGGCGCTGGACGTCTTCCCGGTCGAGCCCAAGAGCGTGGACGAACCGCTCAAGAGCCCGCTGATCGGCCTGCCCAACGTCATCCTGACGCCGCACATCGGCGGCAGCACGGTCGAATCGCAGGAGAACATCGGCAAGGAAGTGGCCGAGAAGCTGATGCGCTTCATCCAGGGCGGCACGACCAAGGGGGCGGTGAACTTCCCCGAATTGTCCCACCAGGACATGGCGGGCACCTCGCGCATCCTGCACGTGCACCGCAACGAACCGGGCGCGCTGGCCCTGCTGAACGCGGTCTTCGCCGAACGCAAGATCAACATCTGCAGCCAGCAACTGCAGACCAAGGGACCGATCGGCTACGTGCTGACCGACATCGGCAACCAGGCGGACGCGGCGCTGATGGACGCGCTGCGCGCGCTGCCGATGACGGTGCGCTGCGACCTGCTATAG
- a CDS encoding aldo/keto reductase yields MAARAGSPPPRMSRLCLGMMSYGDPAWAPWVVGLDTARALFRQGLENGIECFDTANYYSDGESERILGRLVREHGGRHRLTLATKVGLPVADGRGLSAAQIARQAEASLRRLDTDYIDLYQVHSWDETVPIEETLGALEALVDAGKIRAYGCSNLDHSQIAQAARAASLLGARGYASAQLQLNLLYQEELRATLPACAEHGLDILAYSPLARGYLADAAAGDAEAAARLSTDAKGQRLYGGPRGARVRAEQLRIAAELGAEPAAVALAWVLAQPGVRSVIVGASRSSHLDAALRGRDLRLPTQALDRLAAAYEPRDYLRVRLNP; encoded by the coding sequence ATGGCTGCGCGCGCCGGATCCCCGCCGCCACGGATGTCGCGCCTGTGCCTGGGCATGATGTCCTACGGCGATCCCGCCTGGGCGCCCTGGGTCGTCGGGCTGGACACGGCGCGGGCCCTGTTTCGCCAGGGCCTGGAGAACGGCATCGAGTGCTTCGATACCGCCAACTACTACTCGGACGGGGAAAGCGAACGCATCCTGGGCCGGCTGGTGCGCGAACACGGCGGCCGACACCGCCTGACACTCGCCACCAAGGTGGGCCTGCCGGTGGCCGATGGCCGGGGCCTGTCGGCGGCGCAGATCGCCCGGCAGGCCGAGGCCTCGCTCAGGCGCCTGGACACGGACTACATCGACCTGTATCAGGTCCACAGCTGGGACGAAACGGTACCCATCGAGGAAACGCTGGGTGCCCTCGAGGCCCTGGTCGACGCGGGCAAGATCCGCGCGTACGGCTGCTCCAACCTGGACCACTCGCAGATCGCCCAGGCGGCGCGGGCCGCCTCCCTCCTGGGCGCGCGCGGCTACGCCAGCGCGCAGTTGCAGTTGAACCTGCTCTACCAGGAAGAGCTGCGCGCCACCCTGCCGGCCTGCGCCGAACACGGCCTGGACATCCTGGCCTACAGCCCGCTGGCGCGCGGCTACCTGGCCGACGCGGCGGCGGGCGACGCCGAAGCCGCCGCCCGCCTGTCCACCGACGCCAAGGGGCAGCGCCTGTACGGCGGACCGCGCGGCGCCCGGGTCCGCGCCGAGCAGTTGCGCATCGCCGCCGAACTGGGCGCCGAACCCGCGGCCGTCGCGCTGGCGTGGGTGCTGGCCCAGCCCGGCGTGCGTTCGGTCATCGTCGGCGCGTCGCGAAGTTCGCACCTGGACGCGGCGCTGCGCGGGCGCGACCTGCGCCTGCCCACCCAGGCCCTGGACCGGCTGGCCGCTGCCTACGAACCGCGCGACTACCTGCGGGTGCGCCTGAACCCCTGA
- a CDS encoding HIT family protein, giving the protein MSSPADSCPLCATDGAPALWRDDRLRVIAVDDADYPGYVRVIWRTHAAEMTDLDDEDRLHVMRVVLEVEAVMRDHMRPDKVNLAALGNMVPHLHWHVIPRWRGDRHFPDAIWAAPRVAPGAEPEAFRELTRAAAQRVPEFHRRLQERLSVRFAPAL; this is encoded by the coding sequence ATGAGTTCTCCTGCCGATTCCTGCCCCCTTTGCGCCACCGACGGCGCGCCGGCCTTGTGGCGGGACGATCGTCTGCGCGTGATCGCCGTCGACGATGCGGACTATCCCGGCTATGTGCGCGTGATCTGGCGCACCCACGCGGCGGAGATGACCGACCTGGACGACGAGGACCGGCTGCACGTGATGCGGGTGGTGCTGGAGGTGGAGGCGGTCATGCGCGATCACATGCGGCCGGACAAGGTCAACCTGGCCGCGCTGGGGAACATGGTGCCGCACCTGCATTGGCACGTCATTCCCCGCTGGCGCGGCGACCGCCATTTTCCCGATGCGATCTGGGCCGCGCCCCGCGTTGCGCCCGGCGCAGAGCCCGAGGCGTTCCGCGAACTGACCCGGGCCGCGGCGCAGCGCGTGCCCGAGTTCCACCGCCGCCTGCAGGAGCGGCTGTCGGTGCGCTTCGCCCCTGCGCTATAG
- a CDS encoding arsenate reductase yields the protein MTTRVYGLNNCDTCRKARKWLAAQGLEADFIDYREHPVGADALRDWAGQVGGWEKLVNRSSTTWRNLPEDRKQPAGEAQWLALVAEHPTLVKRPVLVTADGVASVGFSEAGWARRLGAAS from the coding sequence ATGACGACGCGGGTCTACGGACTGAACAATTGCGATACCTGCCGCAAGGCGCGTAAATGGCTGGCCGCCCAGGGGCTGGAGGCCGATTTCATCGACTACCGGGAGCATCCGGTGGGCGCGGACGCGCTGCGAGACTGGGCGGGGCAGGTGGGGGGCTGGGAGAAGCTGGTGAACCGGTCGTCCACGACCTGGCGCAACCTGCCGGAGGACCGCAAGCAGCCCGCCGGCGAGGCGCAGTGGCTGGCGCTGGTGGCCGAGCATCCGACGCTGGTGAAGCGGCCGGTGCTGGTGACGGCGGACGGGGTGGCCAGCGTGGGGTTTTCCGAGGCGGGCTGGGCGCGGCGCCTGGGAGCCGCTTCCTAG
- a CDS encoding NAD(P)/FAD-dependent oxidoreductase has product MQQPHHVIVAGAGPVGLTAALIIARAGLRVTLLEKRDRLNEASKASTFHAPTLAVLDHLGVLSAMLEQGQDVTHIQYRSTEQGILGEIALAELKNDTDYPYRLHLEQSRITPLLLAQLREHPHADVRFGTAFLDAASDAGGVTVRVQGPEGVQTLRADYLLGTDGARSQVRESMGLPFDPTPYPGCVLRVLADESLERILPGLRPISYLVNGDASASFLRMPDCWRIILRVPPDVDEARAQSRAWILERLQQLVPGLKELPNIVGQDVYSASKFVAGTYRAGRIYLAGDAAHLSNTRGGMNMNCGLHDAYFMATALVEGLRKDDQAVVDAAADRRHQVAADSLLPRTDAMVTGQATWLDNVKGLLGDPVQRLAFLRRTAMLDMAPELARRIDPVSATA; this is encoded by the coding sequence ATGCAGCAACCTCACCACGTCATCGTTGCCGGCGCCGGGCCGGTGGGCCTGACCGCCGCGCTGATCATCGCGCGCGCCGGCCTGCGCGTCACGCTCCTGGAAAAGCGCGACCGGCTCAACGAAGCCTCGAAGGCCTCGACCTTCCACGCGCCCACCCTGGCGGTGCTGGACCACCTGGGCGTGCTGTCCGCCATGCTGGAACAGGGGCAGGACGTCACGCACATCCAGTACCGCAGCACCGAACAAGGCATCCTGGGCGAAATCGCCCTGGCCGAACTGAAGAACGACACCGACTATCCGTATCGCCTGCACCTGGAACAGTCGCGCATCACGCCGCTGCTGCTGGCGCAACTGCGCGAACATCCGCATGCCGACGTCCGGTTCGGCACCGCCTTCCTGGACGCGGCCTCGGACGCCGGCGGCGTCACCGTGCGCGTGCAAGGCCCCGAGGGTGTCCAGACTCTGCGCGCCGACTACCTGCTCGGCACCGACGGCGCGCGCAGCCAGGTGCGGGAGTCCATGGGCCTGCCGTTCGACCCGACCCCCTATCCCGGCTGCGTGTTGCGGGTGCTGGCCGACGAAAGCCTGGAACGCATCCTGCCCGGCCTACGGCCCATCAGCTACCTCGTCAACGGTGACGCCTCGGCCAGCTTCCTGCGCATGCCCGACTGCTGGCGAATCATCCTGCGCGTGCCGCCCGACGTGGACGAGGCCCGCGCCCAGTCGCGCGCCTGGATACTGGAACGGCTCCAGCAACTGGTGCCCGGGCTGAAGGAGCTGCCCAACATCGTCGGCCAGGACGTGTATTCGGCCAGCAAGTTCGTGGCCGGCACGTACCGCGCGGGGCGCATCTACCTGGCCGGCGACGCCGCCCACCTCAGCAACACCCGCGGCGGCATGAACATGAACTGCGGCCTGCACGACGCCTACTTCATGGCCACCGCCCTGGTCGAGGGCCTGCGCAAGGACGACCAAGCCGTCGTCGACGCGGCCGCCGACCGGCGCCACCAGGTCGCCGCCGACTCCCTGCTGCCGCGCACCGATGCCATGGTGACCGGGCAGGCCACCTGGCTCGACAACGTCAAGGGACTGCTGGGCGACCCCGTCCAGCGTCTCGCCTTCCTGCGCCGGACCGCCATGCTGGACATGGCCCCCGAACTGGCGCGCCGCATCGATCCCGTTTCCGCCACCGCATGA
- a CDS encoding flagellar brake protein, producing MREHPLLPLTPEPAGDDSLEDFRISQPLEILTLLGRMAEQSEIVALAAADGVSCLSAIAGVDRGRRLLWLSGTPGDTCLEHLLASPWKVAVGYLDHVKIQFRVHNLQWLPGADGGRLACLLPLELYRFQRRSYFRVRPAGRPAPVVRARRDPADAPIELEVIDISMTGVGLLLPPGSRPFPVGTQLPRATLVLSPAIRLPVDLKVMHVTPRREPEQGYHMGCTLDGLDEDGLQALQHFISQAQSRQGGSS from the coding sequence ATGAGGGAGCACCCGCTGCTGCCTCTGACGCCCGAGCCCGCCGGCGACGACTCGCTCGAGGACTTCCGGATCTCGCAGCCGCTGGAAATCCTGACCCTGCTCGGACGCATGGCCGAGCAGTCCGAAATCGTGGCCCTGGCTGCCGCCGACGGCGTGTCCTGCCTGTCGGCCATCGCCGGGGTGGACCGCGGCAGGCGTCTGCTGTGGCTGTCGGGTACCCCCGGCGACACCTGCCTGGAACACCTGCTTGCTTCGCCGTGGAAAGTGGCCGTCGGCTACCTGGATCACGTCAAGATCCAGTTCCGTGTCCACAACCTGCAATGGCTGCCCGGCGCCGACGGCGGCCGGCTGGCCTGCCTGCTGCCGCTGGAGTTGTACCGTTTCCAGCGGCGCTCGTATTTCCGCGTTCGTCCGGCCGGGCGTCCCGCTCCGGTGGTGCGGGCGCGCCGCGATCCGGCCGACGCTCCCATCGAACTGGAAGTGATCGATATCAGCATGACCGGGGTCGGCCTGCTGCTGCCGCCCGGCAGCCGGCCTTTCCCGGTGGGCACGCAATTGCCGCGCGCGACGCTGGTATTGAGTCCCGCGATCCGGCTGCCGGTGGACCTGAAGGTGATGCACGTCACGCCGCGCCGCGAGCCCGAGCAGGGCTACCACATGGGCTGCACCCTGGACGGCCTGGACGAGGACGGCCTGCAAGCCTTGCAGCATTTCATCAGCCAGGCGCAGTCGCGCCAGGGCGGTTCGTCATAG
- a CDS encoding YqaA family protein has translation MHQWLESSVQWLLHTLALPEVGLSAIFTVSLVSATLLPMGSEPAVFGYVKLAPQMFWVAVLVATAGNTAGGMISYWMGVGAKRAVERIKARREARHPHEHEAEPDGGEAHAPSRKDRWHAYAHAWIERFGAKTLLLSWVPLVGDPLCAVAGWLRLDFRACVVYMAIGKFGRYATMTAALLWVFPDK, from the coding sequence ATGCATCAATGGCTGGAATCCTCCGTTCAATGGCTGCTCCACACCCTGGCCCTGCCGGAAGTGGGGCTGTCGGCCATTTTCACGGTCAGCCTGGTTTCCGCCACGCTGCTGCCCATGGGATCCGAGCCGGCGGTATTCGGCTATGTGAAGCTGGCCCCGCAGATGTTCTGGGTGGCGGTGCTGGTGGCGACCGCGGGCAATACCGCGGGGGGGATGATCAGCTATTGGATGGGGGTGGGGGCCAAGCGGGCGGTGGAGCGCATCAAGGCGCGGCGCGAGGCCCGGCATCCTCACGAACACGAGGCGGAGCCGGACGGCGGCGAGGCGCATGCGCCCTCGCGGAAGGATCGCTGGCACGCCTATGCCCACGCCTGGATAGAGCGGTTCGGCGCCAAGACGCTGCTGCTGTCGTGGGTGCCCCTGGTGGGGGATCCGCTGTGCGCGGTGGCGGGGTGGCTGCGGCTGGATTTCCGGGCCTGCGTGGTCTATATGGCCATCGGCAAGTTCGGGCGCTACGCCACGATGACCGCCGCGCTGCTGTGGGTGTTCCCCGACAAGTAG